A region from the Lentimonas sp. CC4 genome encodes:
- a CDS encoding PEP-CTERM sorting domain-containing protein produces the protein MKPVYRIFLLLCTFFGASAPAYAILTALELNDSTDNWTALDFVGQSDYYSDEKANKAGGDFVGNPDNTQSGFYKRYDFGDIENDPDDIASIAFRVRLDTAPTTKIYIGFDVAGDSGEVGPNGRIDFYIQLDSGKGTVEDINFFTAGTDGNLSPSTSSFAYHSTYISDTDPNVDNYANISPVVLGGNEGYDGLDASNDLDGVKNNVDYFVSFQVDMVSLNAAYQSMYGYNQTLDEDSAMMLVLGSATNDNSFNGDVAGINGTAGADLIWTDPNGVGAPIDTASGTLPASPVPEPSSYALIFGVFVGSLVFFRRRR, from the coding sequence ATGAAACCAGTGTATCGAATCTTTTTATTGCTTTGCACGTTTTTCGGGGCGTCTGCTCCCGCGTATGCAATATTGACTGCATTGGAGTTGAATGACTCCACCGATAATTGGACGGCTTTGGATTTCGTAGGTCAGTCGGATTATTATAGTGACGAGAAGGCGAACAAGGCCGGTGGAGATTTCGTAGGCAATCCTGATAATACGCAGTCGGGCTTTTATAAGCGCTATGACTTTGGAGACATTGAGAATGATCCTGACGATATCGCATCGATAGCATTCCGTGTGCGTCTCGATACAGCACCGACTACTAAAATATATATCGGTTTTGATGTTGCAGGTGATAGTGGTGAGGTCGGACCAAATGGGCGAATCGATTTCTATATACAATTAGATTCAGGCAAAGGAACAGTGGAGGATATTAATTTCTTTACGGCTGGAACGGATGGCAATCTATCACCTTCGACTTCTAGTTTTGCATACCATTCAACATACATCAGTGACACGGATCCGAATGTGGATAACTATGCCAATATTTCGCCAGTTGTATTGGGAGGGAATGAAGGATACGATGGCCTAGACGCTTCTAATGATTTAGATGGTGTTAAAAATAACGTCGATTATTTCGTGAGCTTTCAGGTTGATATGGTTTCGCTGAATGCTGCTTATCAATCGATGTATGGCTATAACCAGACCTTAGACGAGGATTCTGCAATGATGTTGGTTTTGGGCTCTGCTACGAATGATAATTCGTTTAATGGCGATGTCGCTGGTATTAACGGAACTGCTGGAGCAGATCTTATTTGGACGGATCCAAATGGTGTCGGTGCGCCAATTGATACCGCGTCTGGCACTTTGCCCGCTAGCCCCGTTCCAGAGCCATCTAGCTATGCGTTGATCTTTGGCGTATTTGTTGGGAGCCTAGTATTTTTCCGCCGTCGCCGCTAA
- the argH gene encoding argininosuccinate lyase, which translates to MANGQKQATWGGRFSEGPAELMLRIGESVSFDQRLAVFDVQGSKAQAAMLAHVGIITAEERDAIHGGLDAILAQVEAGAFEWDMALEDVHMNIEQALTQNVPAAAKLHTARSRNDQVATDMRLWFKDACVKLDASLTAVIASIVDLADRTQTVIIPGYTHLQRAQPVSMAHHLLAYVEMFGRDRKRMTEVYEEANVCPLGSGAIAGTTLPIDREFVAKELGFVDADGNPKLTQNSMDAVSDRDAFISFASVCATIGVHLSRLSEDFILWSSAEFGFVRLPDAFTTGSSLMPQKKNPDAFELIRGKSARLTGNLQMLLTMVKGLPLTYNRDLQEDKPPVFDSFDQTQLILDCVAACMVGVEADVARCAAAVADPALLATDVVDYLVEREVPFREAHHVVGALVGLSEKLDTPLNELPYDQVAPIHPKLGDDWNSVFDLKRALDAREKPGMPGPKQVAARIAHWRA; encoded by the coding sequence ATGGCAAACGGACAAAAACAAGCGACTTGGGGTGGGCGGTTCTCTGAAGGACCTGCGGAATTGATGCTACGCATCGGCGAATCGGTTTCCTTCGATCAACGCCTCGCAGTCTTTGATGTGCAGGGCAGCAAAGCGCAGGCCGCGATGCTCGCACATGTTGGAATTATTACCGCCGAGGAGCGCGATGCGATCCACGGCGGGCTCGACGCCATTCTTGCTCAAGTTGAAGCCGGAGCATTTGAATGGGACATGGCGCTGGAAGATGTGCACATGAACATTGAGCAAGCGCTCACGCAAAACGTGCCTGCTGCTGCGAAGCTCCACACCGCGCGTAGTCGTAACGACCAAGTGGCAACCGATATGCGCCTCTGGTTTAAAGATGCCTGCGTCAAACTCGATGCATCACTGACTGCCGTGATCGCTTCGATCGTGGATCTTGCAGATCGCACACAGACTGTGATCATTCCTGGTTACACACACCTGCAGCGCGCACAGCCTGTCTCGATGGCGCACCATTTGCTCGCGTATGTGGAAATGTTTGGCCGCGACCGTAAGCGGATGACGGAAGTCTATGAAGAGGCGAATGTATGTCCGCTCGGTTCTGGCGCGATTGCTGGCACGACACTGCCGATTGACCGCGAATTTGTGGCAAAGGAGTTGGGCTTCGTCGATGCCGACGGTAACCCGAAGCTAACACAGAACAGCATGGATGCGGTGAGTGACCGTGATGCGTTTATTAGTTTCGCATCGGTCTGTGCGACCATTGGAGTGCACCTGTCTCGTCTGTCGGAAGACTTTATTTTATGGAGCAGCGCGGAGTTTGGCTTCGTGCGTTTGCCGGATGCCTTTACGACTGGTTCGAGCTTGATGCCGCAGAAGAAGAATCCAGATGCCTTTGAGCTCATTCGTGGCAAGTCTGCGCGTTTGACCGGTAACTTGCAGATGCTACTGACCATGGTCAAAGGCTTGCCGCTGACCTACAACCGTGACTTGCAGGAAGATAAGCCGCCGGTCTTTGATTCGTTTGATCAGACTCAATTGATCCTCGATTGTGTGGCCGCATGTATGGTCGGTGTCGAAGCTGATGTAGCTCGCTGTGCTGCTGCCGTGGCCGATCCAGCGCTACTAGCAACGGATGTGGTGGACTATTTGGTCGAACGCGAAGTGCCGTTTCGTGAAGCACACCACGTGGTCGGTGCTTTGGTGGGGCTTTCTGAAAAGCTCGATACGCCGCTCAACGAATTGCCTTACGATCAAGTCGCACCGATCCATCCGAAGTTGGGTGACGATTGGAATAGCGTTTTCGATTTGAAGCGCGCACTCGATGCGCGTGAAAAGCCCGGCATGCCTGGGCCGAAGCAAGTCGCTGCACGAATCGCGCATTGGCGCGCGTAG